The following coding sequences lie in one Mycobacterium sp. DL440 genomic window:
- a CDS encoding class I SAM-dependent methyltransferase: MTTTQRRGFNDAITRFWSFAAPAYDQGCLQRWVYRPAQDEVIAQLQQRGARQIADVACGTGILADRIQRELLPDEVYGLDMSEGMLTQAGKRTDEVRWKSAPAEELPFQDGFLDAVVTTSAFHFFDQPAALAEFYRVLAPGGMAAVATMSPRRTFLPLHALSADLGAPAHSPTEKEMRALFEAAGFTVAEQHRVRRPIWTPISDAITVGVKPS; the protein is encoded by the coding sequence GTGACCACCACACAGCGCCGCGGATTCAACGACGCCATCACGCGCTTCTGGAGTTTCGCCGCACCGGCCTACGACCAGGGCTGCCTCCAGCGGTGGGTGTACCGACCCGCCCAGGATGAGGTGATCGCCCAGCTGCAGCAGCGCGGTGCCCGTCAGATCGCCGATGTCGCCTGCGGTACCGGCATCCTGGCCGACCGTATCCAGCGCGAACTACTCCCTGATGAGGTCTACGGGCTGGACATGTCCGAGGGCATGCTCACTCAGGCCGGCAAGCGGACCGATGAAGTGCGGTGGAAGTCGGCCCCTGCCGAGGAACTGCCATTCCAAGACGGCTTCCTGGACGCGGTGGTGACGACCTCGGCATTCCACTTCTTCGACCAGCCTGCCGCACTTGCGGAGTTCTACCGGGTGCTGGCCCCCGGCGGCATGGCGGCGGTGGCGACGATGAGCCCACGTCGTACCTTCCTGCCGCTGCACGCGTTGTCGGCCGACCTGGGGGCACCCGCGCACAGCCCCACCGAGAAGGAGATGCGCGCGCTCTTCGAGGCGGCCGGATTCACCGTCGCAGAACAGCATCGGGTACGCCGGCCGATATGGACGCCGATCTCCGACGCCATCACTGTGGGCGTGAAGCCGTCGTGA
- a CDS encoding TIGR00730 family Rossman fold protein encodes MTENDDSQPQISGSVQLRRDRCATTTADQRMLDRRGPTDWVHTDPWRVMRIQGEFVDGFDALAEMPRAVTVFGSARTVPHSPEYRLGEELGIALVQAGYAVITGGGPGSMEAANRGASESGGYSVGLGIELPFEQHLNHWVDLGINFRYFFVRKTMFVKYAQAFVCLPGGFGTLDELFEALTLVQTHKVTRFPIILLGVDYWSGLIDWIRNTVLREGKISESDLALIHCTDSVAEAVELIAASAG; translated from the coding sequence GTGACCGAGAACGACGACAGCCAGCCTCAGATCAGCGGTTCGGTGCAACTGCGCCGCGATCGCTGTGCCACTACGACCGCCGACCAACGGATGCTGGACCGGCGCGGCCCCACCGATTGGGTGCACACCGATCCGTGGCGGGTGATGCGCATCCAGGGCGAGTTCGTCGACGGTTTCGACGCCCTCGCTGAAATGCCAAGGGCTGTCACGGTTTTCGGATCGGCCCGCACGGTTCCGCATTCACCCGAGTACCGGTTGGGTGAGGAGCTGGGCATCGCGCTGGTGCAAGCGGGCTATGCGGTGATCACCGGGGGCGGACCGGGCTCGATGGAGGCGGCCAACCGCGGGGCCAGTGAGTCCGGCGGCTACTCCGTCGGACTCGGCATCGAACTGCCCTTCGAGCAGCACCTCAACCACTGGGTCGATCTGGGTATCAACTTCCGCTACTTCTTCGTCCGCAAAACCATGTTCGTGAAATACGCGCAGGCATTCGTGTGCCTGCCGGGCGGATTCGGCACCCTCGACGAACTGTTCGAAGCGCTGACCCTGGTGCAGACCCACAAGGTCACCAGGTTTCCGATCATCCTGCTGGGCGTCGACTACTGGTCGGGCCTGATCGACTGGATCCGCAACACCGTTCTGCGCGAAGGAAAGATCTCCGAATCCGACCTGGCCCTGATCCACTGCACCGACAGCGTGGCCGAAGCCGTGGAGCTCATCGCCGCGTCGGCGGGGTAG
- a CDS encoding CoF synthetase, translating into MSDDPLRLDDYVPFGQVALTDEQRWPGLSTAGRDRLAALEQHPLAPAWCHRVGHRLTPGQQQAATRQLPLDDWLPQHLALARTLPAYRHRTGPLDSLTDFPLIGREDLVDDIAAFVPPHADLSRMLHGTSSGSTGAALVMPDDPDELARGFHWLRGLVGADWVPVNHRVALVQTVFQRQAFTYASVVPGFDEALMARLNLHPAAWAGGGTQRDAYLRHTDPQVISGTPTSLEVLLEPGLATVLRPLALISGAMTLTTPLRRALVAAYDCPVLDVYGLHETRPIAVSDDGGPFVVAERRVHVEVLAGEVVVTCGENQFLPLVRYRTGDYARLVTHRGRPALAELEGREATVFVSTTGVAVPCVDLTQQLQAAGARGWSVSQDAEGRVSAVIASGDQHRVREALDLLLGHPVEVTRVATLAELGPGKPRRYSSATPPTRR; encoded by the coding sequence GTGAGTGACGATCCGCTGCGGCTCGACGACTATGTGCCGTTCGGCCAGGTGGCGTTGACCGACGAGCAGCGCTGGCCGGGCCTGTCGACGGCCGGGCGGGACCGGCTGGCCGCCCTGGAACAGCACCCCCTCGCGCCGGCCTGGTGTCATCGCGTCGGGCACCGGCTCACCCCTGGCCAACAGCAGGCAGCCACCCGTCAACTGCCGCTTGATGATTGGCTGCCGCAGCATCTCGCACTGGCCCGCACCCTGCCTGCCTATCGACACCGAACGGGCCCACTGGACAGCCTCACCGACTTCCCACTGATCGGGCGTGAAGACCTGGTCGACGACATCGCGGCGTTCGTCCCGCCGCACGCCGACCTGAGCCGGATGCTGCACGGTACGAGCTCGGGCAGCACCGGCGCCGCCCTGGTGATGCCCGACGACCCGGACGAGCTGGCTCGCGGATTTCACTGGCTGCGCGGCCTGGTGGGTGCCGACTGGGTGCCGGTGAACCATCGGGTGGCATTGGTGCAGACGGTATTTCAGCGGCAGGCGTTTACCTACGCCTCGGTGGTCCCGGGTTTCGACGAGGCGTTGATGGCCCGGCTGAACCTGCATCCGGCTGCGTGGGCGGGTGGCGGCACGCAGCGCGATGCCTATCTGCGGCACACCGATCCACAGGTGATCAGCGGGACGCCCACCTCGCTGGAGGTGCTGCTGGAACCCGGGCTCGCCACAGTATTGCGGCCGCTGGCGCTGATCTCCGGGGCGATGACGCTGACCACCCCGTTGCGCCGGGCCCTCGTGGCGGCGTACGACTGCCCGGTCCTGGATGTCTACGGCCTGCACGAGACCCGGCCCATCGCGGTCAGCGACGACGGCGGACCGTTCGTGGTGGCCGAACGCCGCGTGCACGTCGAGGTGCTGGCCGGTGAGGTCGTGGTGACGTGCGGAGAGAACCAGTTTCTGCCGCTGGTGCGCTACCGCACCGGCGACTACGCGCGGTTGGTCACCCATCGCGGTCGTCCCGCCCTGGCTGAGCTGGAGGGCAGGGAGGCAACGGTTTTCGTGTCGACGACGGGCGTCGCGGTGCCCTGCGTCGACCTCACCCAGCAACTGCAGGCCGCGGGCGCCCGCGGGTGGAGCGTCAGCCAGGACGCGGAGGGCCGCGTCTCGGCGGTGATCGCGTCCGGCGACCAGCACCGGGTGCGCGAGGCGCTGGATCTTCTGCTCGGGCACCCGGTCGAGGTGACCCGGGTGGCGACGTTGGCCGAGCTGGGGCCCGGGAAGCCGCGCCGCTACTCGTCGGCTACCCCGCCGACGCGGCGATGA
- a CDS encoding phosphohydrolase, giving the protein MAEEASRETGQELANWFAEGLDEQAVWSTLKPGAGVDEVAARMASTPQPFLADTVDVVALACDVFNHTGCAAAAQRIAERGTPASRRGAAIGLWLFASTELIGPLTAPLDDRKAATALLALAFRVAPLVDPGRWLSDAERRDEAVRTFLLWNGLLPHGEDATQARALFEMRDSVRREGALAQALADHEHRMAVQRRLADAQAKEAAARYNSE; this is encoded by the coding sequence ATGGCTGAGGAAGCAAGCCGGGAAACCGGCCAGGAATTGGCGAACTGGTTCGCCGAGGGATTGGACGAGCAGGCGGTGTGGTCGACGCTGAAGCCCGGCGCAGGCGTCGACGAGGTCGCCGCCCGGATGGCGAGCACGCCGCAACCATTTCTCGCCGACACCGTCGACGTGGTGGCGCTGGCATGCGACGTGTTCAACCACACCGGTTGCGCGGCAGCGGCCCAGCGCATCGCCGAGCGGGGCACGCCCGCTTCGCGACGCGGTGCCGCCATCGGGCTGTGGTTGTTCGCCAGTACCGAGCTCATCGGGCCGCTCACCGCGCCGCTCGATGACCGCAAGGCAGCGACGGCATTGCTGGCATTGGCATTTCGGGTGGCACCGCTGGTCGACCCCGGCCGCTGGCTCAGCGATGCGGAACGCCGCGACGAGGCGGTGCGCACTTTTCTGCTGTGGAACGGTCTGCTGCCGCACGGCGAGGACGCAACGCAGGCCCGTGCGCTGTTCGAGATGCGCGATTCGGTGCGACGCGAGGGTGCGCTGGCTCAGGCATTGGCCGATCACGAGCACCGCATGGCCGTACAACGCCGCCTGGCCGACGCCCAGGCGAAAGAAGCTGCGGCACGGTACAACAGTGAGTGA
- a CDS encoding VWA domain-containing protein, with protein MTGRTPTDPELVAWRAALDLWGVQLHPPNMVRDRATGTFAWFSFPPSISIDVDELARQGAQHHLVSVFAHEIGHHVLSPSTRIVSFKLLQQMARAIVASDPRRAIPVTATARRLSNLWSDLLINDRVVRMQRRQHPGTEPDMIALWRTLTAREPVSNAAWWVLMRAYELLWSLPSNTLCPKDPPAVPQGVREEVRARQHIDPATLDVSMVREDLREKERVHRAAAMRVRALQDELLLSQPVQPVSDAEYVAQAIRTFGADPVSGALTFGMVLVPYLVLESMISDGAALPGGGCAEQGGAPATTAELGQVLADPRLNEPAVHPAAAAVGAPSAGQASGQSYGVAQTLDLFAGSDPGAVMLAWYEAQARPWIRPLLQSGRGVAAHGIPGPLETWELGDDATELDWPATLAVNPAVVPGVTTRRRSQLPDDPVVTTEAVTLDLYIDSSGSMARPERGSPAVLAGMILVLSVLKGGGRVRVTSWSGPGQVAGDSVYTRDRLEIMRQLTTFFGGSTVFPLDLLAHRYPPGDCGHDELRHLVVLSDDGLMSLFGAGQEEYAGVAAAVRRQLDTATLLVQNRSRSVAAPAAEAGYDVDYLDNMSDAPAVCARLAAHIAGYRRAVPHG; from the coding sequence ATGACCGGGCGGACACCCACCGACCCCGAGCTGGTGGCCTGGCGGGCCGCACTCGATCTATGGGGTGTGCAACTTCATCCGCCGAACATGGTGCGCGACCGTGCAACCGGTACGTTCGCCTGGTTCTCGTTCCCGCCGTCGATCTCGATCGACGTCGACGAGCTGGCCCGCCAGGGCGCCCAGCACCACCTGGTGAGCGTCTTCGCCCACGAGATCGGCCATCACGTGCTGTCCCCGAGCACCCGCATCGTCTCGTTCAAACTGCTGCAACAGATGGCCCGGGCGATCGTGGCCAGCGATCCGCGACGTGCCATTCCTGTCACGGCCACGGCCCGGCGCCTGTCCAATCTGTGGTCGGATCTGCTGATCAACGACCGGGTGGTCCGCATGCAGCGCAGGCAGCACCCGGGCACCGAACCGGACATGATCGCCCTGTGGCGCACACTGACCGCCAGGGAGCCGGTGTCGAACGCGGCCTGGTGGGTGCTGATGCGCGCCTACGAGCTGCTGTGGTCGTTGCCGTCGAACACGTTGTGCCCCAAAGACCCTCCCGCAGTGCCCCAGGGCGTTCGAGAAGAGGTGCGAGCCCGCCAGCACATCGACCCCGCCACGCTCGACGTGTCGATGGTCCGCGAGGATCTGCGGGAGAAGGAACGCGTCCACCGGGCCGCGGCCATGCGGGTACGCGCACTCCAGGACGAGTTGCTGCTGAGCCAGCCGGTGCAACCCGTCTCCGACGCCGAGTATGTGGCACAGGCGATCCGCACCTTCGGCGCGGACCCGGTGAGCGGCGCCCTGACGTTCGGCATGGTGCTGGTGCCCTACCTGGTACTGGAATCCATGATTTCCGACGGCGCCGCTCTCCCCGGGGGCGGATGCGCCGAGCAGGGCGGAGCACCGGCCACCACGGCCGAACTGGGCCAGGTGCTGGCCGATCCGCGGCTCAACGAGCCTGCGGTGCACCCGGCGGCGGCCGCTGTCGGCGCGCCCTCGGCGGGCCAGGCATCGGGTCAAAGTTACGGTGTCGCACAGACCTTGGACCTCTTCGCCGGATCCGACCCCGGTGCCGTGATGCTGGCCTGGTACGAGGCGCAGGCCCGGCCCTGGATCCGCCCGCTGCTGCAGTCCGGCCGCGGCGTCGCCGCTCACGGGATTCCCGGGCCGTTGGAGACGTGGGAGCTCGGCGACGATGCCACCGAGCTGGACTGGCCCGCCACCCTCGCCGTGAACCCGGCAGTGGTGCCCGGGGTGACGACACGTCGTCGCAGTCAACTGCCCGACGACCCGGTCGTCACCACCGAAGCGGTGACCCTGGATCTCTACATCGACTCGTCCGGCTCGATGGCGCGCCCCGAACGGGGCTCCCCGGCCGTGCTGGCCGGCATGATCCTCGTCCTGTCGGTGCTCAAAGGCGGTGGGCGGGTTCGGGTCACGTCATGGTCGGGCCCGGGTCAGGTGGCCGGGGACAGCGTGTACACCCGCGACCGGTTGGAGATCATGCGCCAGCTGACCACGTTCTTCGGCGGTAGCACCGTGTTTCCCCTCGATCTGCTGGCGCACCGGTACCCACCCGGCGACTGCGGCCATGATGAACTGCGCCACCTGGTGGTGCTGTCCGACGACGGTTTGATGTCGCTGTTCGGTGCCGGTCAGGAAGAGTACGCCGGAGTGGCGGCCGCGGTACGGCGGCAACTCGACACCGCGACCCTGCTGGTGCAGAACCGTTCCCGTTCGGTGGCCGCTCCGGCCGCCGAAGCGGGTTACGACGTCGACTATCTGGACAACATGTCCGACGCACCGGCGGTCTGCGCGAGGTTGGCGGCGCACATCGCCGGGTATCGGCGGGCGGTGCCGCATGGCTGA
- a CDS encoding potassium transporter Kef, with the protein MIARAYHQVNLGLPAPADLPAVPGLDLALSADNVARFGGDPRRYRHALSGISGAPEAVVNVAAVAAWRAGVLGIRDDALSRLQLLPIDLAASVLGLPVDAVVPFTDGQAVDRFYWPLRQPGQLIARIGGFTGLGGRWDQPPTDPTPRGPGRWTVHVGAQRWQIDADVFGHVISDAPAAGPQIDRPGPAQLVVRPTSYLAEIWPA; encoded by the coding sequence GTGATTGCCCGGGCGTATCACCAGGTCAACCTCGGCCTGCCCGCGCCCGCCGACCTTCCGGCGGTGCCCGGACTCGACCTGGCGCTGTCGGCCGACAACGTGGCCCGCTTCGGCGGTGATCCGCGGCGGTACCGCCATGCCCTGAGCGGCATCTCCGGGGCGCCGGAGGCGGTGGTCAACGTCGCGGCGGTGGCTGCCTGGCGGGCCGGGGTGCTGGGGATCCGCGACGATGCGTTGTCCCGTTTACAGCTGTTACCAATCGATCTCGCGGCCTCGGTGCTGGGCCTGCCGGTCGACGCGGTCGTCCCATTCACCGATGGGCAGGCGGTCGACCGGTTCTACTGGCCATTGCGCCAGCCGGGCCAGTTGATCGCCCGGATCGGCGGTTTCACCGGTCTCGGTGGCAGGTGGGATCAGCCGCCCACCGATCCCACACCGCGAGGGCCGGGCAGGTGGACGGTGCACGTCGGTGCGCAGCGCTGGCAGATCGACGCCGACGTATTCGGCCACGTGATCTCCGATGCGCCCGCGGCCGGCCCGCAGATCGACCGACCCGGCCCGGCGCAACTGGTGGTGCGCCCGACCTCCTACCTGGCCGAGATCTGGCCGGCATGA
- a CDS encoding MoxR family ATPase has product MTTRWSAVSKSPTLPVGHAPAAGLTAADLFTPPTEPTVTLDEKLRRAYFWLINKAVISPFYDVEFGSDTTVNYPLGDAGASLSLPKQPAYSSNVLVPLLTFAVGGRCLLIGGPGRGKTTLAVLMGVLAGSTPADVRRHVQQGQPQLTVGDLVGIPLPRDLVQAGSLAEITIAWKSWLTAPVKIVDEYNRIPTKTQSALLTMVAEGYVESHDQMHVTAPEHGVQSWFFTANDDGGGGTFPVIQALRDRIDVTVQAFGFNSRFLDELVSRVEAGDRPEDNVPAELVFGAAEQAAMVEMIRGIPVPTDVRRRLEFFVSHFEFVQHGGRRFEYRTKDVVATAGLEVEQVIDANSGADLQVDLGAQTVNGVSVRSLQNLVLYAKALAWFRGNDAVTLEDVRAMVPFALRGKLLPNTAHPRFDTGADRELASDPASWLTDLFDTSCREFVALARDGEDPVAELLDEFSHGLDGLDALEVSRRLTTIEARISSVSGVGKVYGRDFDDLVALKYLYQRYSNYLHWLESGR; this is encoded by the coding sequence ATGACCACCAGGTGGAGTGCGGTATCGAAATCGCCGACCTTGCCCGTGGGCCACGCTCCGGCGGCCGGCCTCACCGCCGCCGACCTGTTCACGCCGCCGACGGAGCCGACGGTCACTCTCGACGAGAAGCTGCGCCGTGCCTACTTCTGGCTGATCAACAAGGCCGTGATCTCCCCGTTCTACGACGTCGAATTCGGTTCTGACACCACCGTCAACTACCCGCTCGGCGATGCGGGCGCATCCTTGAGCCTCCCCAAACAACCCGCCTATTCCTCCAATGTCCTTGTCCCGCTGCTGACTTTCGCCGTCGGCGGACGGTGCCTGCTGATCGGCGGCCCGGGCCGCGGCAAGACCACCCTGGCGGTACTGATGGGGGTGCTGGCCGGGTCCACCCCCGCCGATGTGCGTCGCCATGTCCAGCAGGGCCAGCCGCAGCTGACCGTGGGTGATCTGGTCGGGATCCCGTTGCCGCGCGATCTGGTGCAGGCCGGCAGCCTGGCCGAGATCACCATCGCCTGGAAGAGCTGGCTGACCGCGCCGGTCAAGATCGTCGACGAGTACAACCGGATTCCCACCAAGACCCAGTCGGCGCTGCTGACCATGGTCGCCGAGGGCTACGTCGAAAGCCACGACCAGATGCACGTCACCGCACCCGAACACGGTGTGCAGAGCTGGTTTTTCACCGCCAACGACGACGGCGGTGGCGGCACCTTCCCGGTGATCCAGGCCCTGCGGGACCGCATCGACGTGACGGTGCAGGCGTTCGGGTTCAACAGCAGATTTCTCGACGAGCTGGTGAGCCGGGTGGAGGCCGGTGACCGCCCGGAGGACAACGTGCCCGCCGAGTTGGTGTTCGGCGCCGCCGAGCAGGCGGCGATGGTCGAGATGATCCGCGGAATTCCGGTGCCCACCGACGTGCGCCGCCGGTTGGAATTTTTCGTCAGCCACTTCGAGTTCGTCCAGCACGGTGGGCGCCGCTTCGAGTACCGGACCAAAGATGTGGTGGCCACCGCCGGTCTGGAGGTGGAGCAGGTCATCGACGCCAACTCGGGTGCCGATCTGCAGGTCGATCTCGGCGCACAGACGGTCAACGGGGTGTCGGTGCGCTCGCTGCAGAATCTGGTGCTCTATGCCAAGGCGCTGGCGTGGTTCCGCGGCAACGACGCCGTCACGCTTGAGGATGTGCGGGCGATGGTTCCGTTTGCCTTGCGCGGCAAGCTGTTACCGAACACCGCCCATCCCCGGTTCGACACCGGAGCAGACCGGGAACTGGCGTCGGACCCGGCGAGTTGGCTGACCGACCTATTCGACACCTCGTGCCGGGAGTTCGTCGCGCTGGCGCGGGATGGCGAGGATCCGGTGGCTGAGCTGCTCGACGAGTTCAGCCACGGCCTGGACGGTTTGGACGCGCTCGAGGTGTCGCGACGCCTCACCACCATCGAGGCCCGCATCTCGTCGGTCTCCGGCGTCGGCAAGGTGTACGGCCGGGATTTCGATGATCTGGTCGCGTTGAAGTATCTCTACCAACGGTATTCGAACTATCTGCACTGGCTGGAGAGCGGCCGGTGA